The uncultured Trichococcus sp. DNA segment AAGGAGCTATCCTGACTGAAAAAGCGGCGATTGTGCGCGATGCAATCATCAGTGTCCTCAGAAATAAATCTACGGAGACTATTTTTGATGAAGCTGAGGGAGTCTTAGTCATCAAGCAGGAGATCATTTCGAAAATCAACCAAAATTTGGGTTCGGATGTCGCAAGTGAGTTATACATTACAAATATTGTCATGCAATAGCAAAGTGGAAGGTGTGCGTCAAAGAAATGGAAAATGAACTAGTATACATCGGGAAAAGTTTTATCGTGTTGATTTTTGTTGTTTTTGCCATAAATTACCTGTTGAAACTACTGGATCGATTCGTCAATAAGAACGGCAAATACATCACCATGATAGAGCGTATCCCATTGAACCGCACATCTTCTCTTTGTGTCGTTAAAGTCTCGGGTTCCTATTTTTTGATGAGCTGTACAGATACAAAGAACGAGATATTAAAGGAATTGACCATCGAGGAGATAAAGGAAGAAAAAGCAGTTTTGGACCCAAAGAAGCAGAAGAAACTTCGTCCAAACAGCCCGATAGCATTTGAAGATATGGATGAGAGTATCGTGATTTCACGCAGAGGAATGAGGAAATAGGATGTTGAAAAAAGGAATTGTCGCAGGCAGCGTTGGATTGTTTTTTTTGACATTTCCTCAAAAAGTTCATGCAGCAGAAATCGTTGACACGGTACAAAATGCTTTGGGCGGGACATCCGATGCCGTCAAAATGTATGTTTTGATCGGTCTTCTGAGTGTCATACCGGCATTTTTGATACTGACCACGTGTTTTACGCGGATCATCATCGTCTTTTCTTTTTTGAGAAGTTCATTGGGAACACAACAAAATCCTCCCAACACGGTCTTGATCGGCTTGGCGGCCTTTTTGACCTTTTTTATCATGCGGCCTGTTTATACGGAAGTTTACCATGAGGCTGCGGTTCCGTTGATGGAGGACACCATTGGGATCGAAGAGTTTTTTTACATAGCAGAGGATCCAATCAGGGACTTTATGCTGATACAGACGAGGGAGAAGGATCTTAGCCTTTTCTTGGATCTGCAGGGGGATGACATGCCGACTAATACCGGAGATGTCAGCCTGCTCAGTCTTATTCCTGCCTTTGCGATCAGTGAGCTGCGGACAGCCTTTACGATCGGGTTTTTGATTTTCATTCCCTTTCTGGTGATAGACATCGTGGTGGCAAGTATTTTGATGTCCATGGGGATGTTCATGTTGTCGCCGGTCATGATTTCGTTGCCGTTTAAGCTGCTCCTGTTCGTTTTGGTGGATGGATGGTATTTGGTCGTTGAGTCGCTGGTATTAGGTTTTCAATAGGGGTGCATGAATGTCAATAGAAAAAGTTTTAGATGTTTTGAGAGAAGGCTTCATGACCATTCTGATCGTTGCCGGACCGACTCTCGCCATCGCGTTGGTGGTAGGTTTGATCATCAGTATTATTCAGGCAGCCACACAGCTGCAGGAACAAACATTGAGCTTTGTGCCAAAAATCTTGTCCGTAATTGGTGCTTTGATCGTATTCGGCAATTTTATGCTGAATGCATTGATCGCTTATACAGAAAAAATATTCGAGTTGATCGCTGGATTGTGATGGGTAAAGGATGCTGATTACACTACAGAAAGTTATATTGATCTTTATGCGGATAGGTTCCTTCGTATTCATAAGCAAGGGATTTTCATTCAAAGGTGTACCTACCATTATGAAGATTTCCATTTCATTAGGCTTGAGCTTACCGGTTTACGTCATGATACCCGCTATGGAGTCCGAACTGGGCCTGATCCAGCTGGCGCTTTTCGCCCTCAAGGAATCATTGGTCGGATTGGCGCTCGGTTACATTACAAATCTATTCTTTTATGCGGTTGAGATTGCCGGAAATTTTGCTGATTTCCAGGTCGGCTTTTCGATGTCCGCCGTCTTCGATCCCGCTTTAGGATTCCAGGCTTCCTACTTCGGGAAAATATATTACTGGATGGCGCTGTCCATCTTCTTCTTTACAGATATGCACCATCATGTCTTGCGGGCATTGGTATCCGGATTCACTGTTTTTCCGATAGAGGCTTTTTCTGTAGGGGATTTTGGAGTGAAAGGGATTGTCACCTTATTCACGATGATGTTTGAGATTGCGTTGAACCTTGCAGCGCCGATCGTGATTGCAGCCTTGTTGACGGAAGTCGTTTTGGGAGTGCTCTCGCGTACGGTGCCTCAGATAAATGTGTTGATGCTCAGCATGCCTTTAAAAATTCTGGTCAGTATGTCCCTTATGCTGATTCTGTTGCCGAATTTAATGGACAGCATGACGGATATGTTGCCTAAGATGGTGAAATATATGACTGAATTTATCCAGTCGCTAAGCTGATGGAGAGGTGATTGTGTGAGCGAGAAAGACGGAAAGACCGAGAAACCCACCCCCAAAAAGCTGAAGGATGCCCGGAAACGCGGAGAGATAGCCAAGAGCCAGGAATTCAATTCCGCCTTCACTTATATCATGTTCACGCTGTTCGCGATTGCGCTATCCACGCACGCCCTTCAATATGGATATGTTTACCTGAAAAGAGAACTGGCGGCTGACTATGATGTGGGCGGTCTTGGAAATAATCTCAATGATATCGGGATGAAGGCCATACTGGCGATCTTTATCCTAGCGGGGCCTTTCTTAGGGATTGCATTTGTGGGAGCACTGATTGCAAACATCATCCAAACAGGATTATTGTTCTCAACAGAAGCCCTAAAATTTAAAATGAGCAGACTGAACCCAGTGAGTGGTCTTAAAAATATGTTCAGCAAAAAAGCGCTATTCACTTTGGTCAAAAATATTCTCAAGATGATCCTGATTGGTTATGTCTGTTACATATCGTTCGAAAAATCGGGTTACTACATCATCAACGCAGCCGCAGTCGGAACTGAAAAATTGTATTTTTTGATTCTGGAACTCGTCAAGGACATCAGCACGAATCTGGCCATTTTGTTGTTTCTGCTGGGGATGGTGGATTTCATCTACCAAAAATATGACTATAAAAAGAATTTGAATATGACCAAACAAGAAATAAAAGATGAATACAAAGAATCAGAAGGCGACCCTTACATAAAATCATTAAGACGTCAAAAATATAAACAATTCAGCAAACAAATGCTGAAGGATGTGGAGTCCGCGACTGTCATCATCACAAACCCAACGCATCTGGCGATTGCCGTGCGCTATGATAAAGAACGCGATCAAGTGCCCGTAGTCGTCGCCAAAGGGGCGGACTATGTGGCAGAAAAAATCAGGGAAGCAGCTTCAAAAAATAAGATTCCGATTATGGAAAACAAACCAGTGGCACGCGCCATGTACCGATCGGTTGAAGTCGGCCAGCCGATACCTATGGATTTTTATGAAGCGGTAGCTGAGATGATCGCATTGATCTATCAGGTAAATGAAAGCAGCAAGAGAAAAATATGAGCGAGAGAAAGAGTGATGTAATGGCTGCACAACTAACCAAAAAGAACGGGAATGCGTCAGTGTTCATGGATGTAGGGATCGCTACGTTTGTCGTCCTTATTCTGGCAATGATCATCATTCCATTACCGGCACCACTTCTCGATGTGATGCTGATTATGAATCTAGCCTTATCCATGACCATCCTGTTGTTGACGCTATTCACTAAAAACGTCCTGGAATTCTCGACTTTTCCGACGCTCCTTTTGCTGACGACCATGTTCAGGTTGGGGCTGAATATTTCATCCACGCGTTTGGTTCTGACTGAGGGCGATGCGGGTAAGGTTATCGATACATTTGCGAATTTGGTTGCCGGAAATAATATCATCGTCGGTGCCGTCATTTTCATCATCATTTTCATCATCCAAATGATCGTCGTGACGAATGGCGCGGGTCGGGTATCGGAAGTATCCGCACGTTTCACGTTGGATGCGATGCCCGGGAAGCAAATGTCGATCGACTCTGACTTGAATTCCGGCCTGATCAATGAGCAGCAAGCGAAGCAGCGGCGCAACGACTTAGAGCGGGAAACGCAATTTTTCGGGGCGATGGATGGAGCAAGCAAATTTGTCAAGGGTGATGCTACCGCAGGGATAGTGATTACACTCATCAACTTGATCGGCGGGACGCTTATTTATTCCCTT contains these protein-coding regions:
- a CDS encoding flagellar biosynthetic protein FliO, with translation MENELVYIGKSFIVLIFVVFAINYLLKLLDRFVNKNGKYITMIERIPLNRTSSLCVVKVSGSYFLMSCTDTKNEILKELTIEEIKEEKAVLDPKKQKKLRPNSPIAFEDMDESIVISRRGMRK
- the fliP gene encoding flagellar type III secretion system pore protein FliP (The bacterial flagellar biogenesis protein FliP forms a type III secretion system (T3SS)-type pore required for flagellar assembly.), whose protein sequence is MLKKGIVAGSVGLFFLTFPQKVHAAEIVDTVQNALGGTSDAVKMYVLIGLLSVIPAFLILTTCFTRIIIVFSFLRSSLGTQQNPPNTVLIGLAAFLTFFIMRPVYTEVYHEAAVPLMEDTIGIEEFFYIAEDPIRDFMLIQTREKDLSLFLDLQGDDMPTNTGDVSLLSLIPAFAISELRTAFTIGFLIFIPFLVIDIVVASILMSMGMFMLSPVMISLPFKLLLFVLVDGWYLVVESLVLGFQ
- the fliQ gene encoding flagellar biosynthesis protein FliQ; protein product: MSIEKVLDVLREGFMTILIVAGPTLAIALVVGLIISIIQAATQLQEQTLSFVPKILSVIGALIVFGNFMLNALIAYTEKIFELIAGL
- the fliR gene encoding flagellar biosynthetic protein FliR — translated: MLITLQKVILIFMRIGSFVFISKGFSFKGVPTIMKISISLGLSLPVYVMIPAMESELGLIQLALFALKESLVGLALGYITNLFFYAVEIAGNFADFQVGFSMSAVFDPALGFQASYFGKIYYWMALSIFFFTDMHHHVLRALVSGFTVFPIEAFSVGDFGVKGIVTLFTMMFEIALNLAAPIVIAALLTEVVLGVLSRTVPQINVLMLSMPLKILVSMSLMLILLPNLMDSMTDMLPKMVKYMTEFIQSLS
- the flhB gene encoding flagellar biosynthesis protein FlhB encodes the protein MSEKDGKTEKPTPKKLKDARKRGEIAKSQEFNSAFTYIMFTLFAIALSTHALQYGYVYLKRELAADYDVGGLGNNLNDIGMKAILAIFILAGPFLGIAFVGALIANIIQTGLLFSTEALKFKMSRLNPVSGLKNMFSKKALFTLVKNILKMILIGYVCYISFEKSGYYIINAAAVGTEKLYFLILELVKDISTNLAILLFLLGMVDFIYQKYDYKKNLNMTKQEIKDEYKESEGDPYIKSLRRQKYKQFSKQMLKDVESATVIITNPTHLAIAVRYDKERDQVPVVVAKGADYVAEKIREAASKNKIPIMENKPVARAMYRSVEVGQPIPMDFYEAVAEMIALIYQVNESSKRKI